The nucleotide window AGTGCCCCAAATTCCTGCTTTAATTTAAGACCAGGTTGCACTTGGACCCAGTGCCCTCCTCGGGCCCATCCCTGTCTATATATAACTATGGTTTGTGTCTGCCTTTCCCCggtttttaggttttcttttttgattcccTTTTTGAAATTCTGGCAAGAACCACTAATATCTAAGCACAATGGGAAGCTTTCAAGGAAACATTACTAGTGCCCAGAGTGTAATGTGTTTGGGTTGGCTTAAAGTGGCAGGACTAGATGGAATTGCTTGTCATTCAGAAATTGGATACGGGAGTCTCTTGCAGACTGAAGACTGCGTTCATCAAGCACCTGGAAAGGGCAGAGCTGAGGGATGacagggctgctgggaggggtGCCCTACCCCCCAACCACACCCTCGTTCCCAGTCctaaaaaaatgtggaaaacacGCTGCAGGAATTTGGCATGTGTTAAAGTGGTTAATGTCAGTTTGTCTTTGTCCTTTTTACTTAAATAGGTTAAACAGTGCACCGGTTGAAGGATATTCAGAGCATGTTGGAAATAAAACTACTATAAGGATGACTTATCCGGAGGGTGCACCACTGTCTGACCTTGAATATTATTCCAATGACTTGTTTGTTGCTGTTTTATTTAAAAGTGTTGACTTCAACTGGCTTCAGGCGATGGTCAAAAATGAAACCCTGGTAAGCACTAGAAATTCAGCCATCAGATATGCCTCCGTAAAAAGCGAAGGGGCCTCTGATTGGAATtaacaggtttttatttttaaactaacacACATGCTTTCAAATAAACACTCCCTTTGTAGAAGCCCCTCAGAACTTCCCCTGGAAATTGCTTTCAGAACTTGACTGAGTCACATGTGGAAACTGGGATCATTACTTAGTGGAAATAACAAGCTTGGGACCAAAATGGCTATCATTGAGGTTGGCCACCCACCTCATTCACCAGACATGAATTTACATGGCTTCTGACTATTTTCAGAAATTAGTTTTATGTGCATGAATATAAACCATTATTGAGGCAATTCAGAAGAATATACATAAATTCTCCGAAGAGTATTTTCAAAGAGATTCTCCAAAAATGCTTTggtggtgttctttttttttttctttttttaatgtttatttatttggccgcgctgggtgttagttgtggcaggcgggctccttagttgcggcatgcaaactcttagttgcggcatgcctgtgggatctagttccctgaccagggattgaacccgggccccctgcatggggagcgCGGCGTCTTATGCAGTGCGCCACCGGGGAAACCCCTGGTGGTGTTCTCGCTGGAGTCAATTCACGGCGTTCCAGAGGGGCAGATGTGGAGGAGATGGCCCCAACTTGGTCATattccttttctttgtctttacaaTAATCTATCACCTTACTTTATagtcccccagccccccacatTATGTTGAAATGAATTCCAGAGGTCAGCTGTTAAGCAGTGTGTGTGCGTTTATATGCACTTGCACAAACCAGCTGACTGTAAAGTTAACAGGACATATCAGACTTTTCACAGAAGCTTCACGTGCTGGAGAATTTGTATCTCCAAAGCTCGATTCCGTACAGGTTACTGTGGTCCTCTGGATTTTCTCTTGGGTAGTTGTTCTAGTTGAAAGATGAAGCACATACGAAATGACTTACAGTCAGTTACCAAGAGACATCACAGGACTAGGAAGTGGAGTAAGTGGAGAAGGGGGTGCGTGGTGGGGGCCTGAGCACAGGCGGGGCACCCAGAACACTTCATACCCTCGAATTGGATCTGTTTGCTTGGTTTTCCCTGGGCAAAATGGTGGCTTTGGATCCTAAAAAGGCTGACTATCTCAGGTCATTACCTGAAGAATTTCTTCCCCAAATCAATAAGAGCTGCTTCTGCAGTTCCTTTCCTTGTCCAGTGCCACCTTCATAGATCAGATCCTTAGAGTTGCTTGCCTGAGTTGAGGTACTGGATTTGCATAGATCTGTGACTTGGCCACAGAATGCAGCCTACAAACCCACAAGGGGCCACACCCACGGTTCTGGCCTCATTAGCAGGGGATGCACTCTGCCCGCTCCACTGATAAGATGACTTGATTAAATCCCCCTAACGATCGCTTGCTTTCTTTCCTTAGCCGTTTTGGGTGCGACTCTTCTTTTGGAAGCAGGTGGCGGAAAAAATCCCACTCCAGCCAAAACAGTTCAGGATTTTGAATCCGGTTATCATCAAAGAGACTGCCTTTGACATCCTTCGATACTCAGAGCCTCAGTCAAGGTTCTGGGGCCGAGATAAGGTATTTTTGTCGCTACTGAAACTTAACTGTTCTTCTCTGTGTTGGAAAGGAGGCACCTATACAGCTTTCAGTTAGGCTCAGCTGTATACCCAGAAGCATCTTCCGGGGGTGAAACCTAGTCATTGATTAGATGTTCCATGTGTTTTTCCCTCTCTACATCTTCACCTTAGGGCTCCCCACTGATTGATCCCCCCACTCCTGGTGGCTCATCTGACTAGTACAGTCGGCACGTTAGCACTTCGGTCACTGAGATATTATTTAAGGTATTCTTACTCCAGGATTCCATATAATTAGCTGCAGGACACTGAAAGGAACTTCGGTGATCAGAAAGTTCTTTACATTTTAACTCTACAGGCCACTTGGGTGAAAATTGACGTTTATCCTCACTTTATAGGTGAGAGCAGTGCTTTTCAGTTGATGCCTGGATCCCACCCCAGACATTCTGATTTAATCTGTCTATGTTGTGGTCTGTACATTGGGATTTTCAGAGTTCcctgggtgatttttatttttcagcctgCTCTGAGAACCTTGGTGCTATAGGCTGTTCACTGCGGTAGATTCTTTACCTGCAATTAGCCTGTGTTGCTACTGGGCGGAGGTGCCTTTATTACCTGTTTCTTCATGATCTGAATAGCTAAACCTGTgtctttaaataaaacttttttaaaagcagtgGAAATGGTTTAAgcaaaacatttatatttaaggaaaaGCAAGGAATTTTGAAACATGGGGACTGCTACTCACACTGGGGGCCTGAGATACCTCCTAGGAAATGGGGCTGGTTCAGGGTGCAATTTGCAAATGGAGCTAGACTCAGGGGTCCTCATCCAATAGGCAGATGAGCAGGGTCTTCTATTTGCCCTTTGAatcaaattctaattaaaaagATGCTTTAACACAACTGTgtaaattttaaaggaagaattcTGTGCTCgttaaggaaaacaaatacctgAATAgtctccttaaaaacaaaaacctagttCTTCACTGCGATCAGTAAGAGCTAAATCCAACTCTGGCTCCAACTTCAGGCTTGAACACCCAGCTCGGGTGAAATGGTTCACATAGTGGAAGCTGTTCCCTTCGCAGTCCGCCGTTTTCCTCCAGGGCTCTGGCCTCTCCATCCATGGGGAGCCCAGGAGGGCCATGCAGTTTCTGCCCATTGCAGGAACGTGTCCAGAACCCGTGATGTGTTTTCCCTCTCATAGGAGAGCAGCCCTACCCCCGACCAGTGACTGTCGGGTCTCTGATTGGCTTTAGCTGGGCTCTCCCACACAGAGCACATGGGTTCCTCCGGAATGTGGGCTTACAACTTTTAACCTGTTGGCATCACTTTtaacaaaacaattttataaaaaagacaaCATACTTTGGCAAGATTCTTAAACTAAGTTATAAAGAGGTTTCACTATAAGTGCACTTAGATTTCTGTATCTTTTAAACTGCCCCGTTTCTTTATTAGATtccatagtatttttttaaacacaggcaGATGCTCATTTGTTGGCTTGCAGGtcgattttattttaaaaataacctttaaaaaatggacagatttaATTACGTGAAATACGAAATTGCTGAATGGCGAAGGGTATCAGAAACAAAGTTAGTGGGGGAAAATTTATCATAGAAATCACAGAGTAAATAGTCTCAAAGCATTTAGAGATCttattaaatcaaaaagaaaaagatgagccaataaagaaatgaggaaaggatatgaacagacatttcacagaagaaattaGTACAGCCCAGGAATACATGATAAAATGTTCATCTTCACCAGTAATCAAGTAAAAGCGAATTAGAGCCACAGTGACattttttgcctgttttcttaGCAGAGATTTAAAAGCTTGATAATGTCCTTGTTTGGCAGGAATGTAGGTAGAATTATAAGTTGGCACTTTTTCCGGATGGTGGTTTGGCAATACATATATCACTTTAAAACATGAatagtcttgggcttccctggtggcgcagtggttgagagtccgcctgctgatgcaggggacacgggttcgtgccccggtccgggaggatcccacatgccgcggagcggctgggcccgtgagccatggccactgagcctgcgcgtccagagcctgtgctccgcagcgggagaggccacagcagtgagaggcccgcgtaccgcaaaaaatatatatatatatatgaatagtcTTTGACCCCGCAATTTGACtctaaaaattttattagaagGAAATTAGAGAAAATCTGCAAGGCTATTCTAGGATGTTCATCGTAGCATTGATAGCAAAGGACTAAAAACAGCCTAAACattcatcattagagaattgTTTAAACGTTATGGTATAGTCGATGCAATATCGTGTGACTGTCGAGGATGAAGAAAAACTAATAGATATGAAAACACCTCCACAATGTATTAAGCAAGAAAATCAAGTTACAGAACATTTATTTAATCCCgtttttgtttaaaaactaaaaatgtatatatagttgCATAGGAAAAAGCTTGGAAAGAATGACCAAACTGTGAAGAATGCCCTTCTCTGGAGAGTGAGTCTATAGGAGTCTTTTACATTCTACTTTATAATTTATCATTTGAATtgaatatttgcttattttttatcaTTGTCAAAATGGTATTCTTCTTTTGGATAAAAACAGTAACTTGGAAGATGGCTTCTGATCTAAAATTGCATCGTCAGAAACTCCCTCATGCATCTGCCCTCCCAGCAGACAGAGAAGCCTGTTGGACAGTGAGGGCTGCTCTTGGGGGACGTGTTCTGGAGATAACGTGCTCTGGGGAGCTTTTGATAGTTTCTGAGTTTCTCTCCATGCATTACCCCTATATACTCCTCCACAGACACTGATGGGTACTCCTAAGGTGCTGTGTGCCGAGCTGCCGCAGGTGGAGAAGACAGGACACACTGCCTTAGAGTCCTAAGCCCAAACAGGAGGCTGGCTTCTTTAGGGTCAATTTcccttggtttttatttccaaacATGTAAAATGACTGTTGAGTTCCTTTTTAATAAGGGAGGTTGGCCTTGAGAGGTAGACGGGACACACTGGGGAGCAGGAAGCAGTTTTTATCAAATGATGGGTTCCCTGGATGTTCGCTATTCCCACCTTAATCTCTGAACTGTGAAAGGTTCACTGTTGTTCCAGTTTACAGAAAAGGAGAGCTGGTTATGGAAGTCACAGGCTCGGCTGAGATGAACCAAGGAGGTATATTTGCACATGAAAGACGATACAAGAGAATATCAAGTACTAGATGGGCAGCAGTCTCCAAGGAGGGCTTAGGCACTGCAGGGCTTTCCGTATTCCTGTCTGCCGCCCTGTGTGCTGTCTTTACCCAAGTCTGTGAGGGAGATCCAGAGAACCAATTCCAGATGTACAAGTGGCAAGATGTTGGACGTGAAGAGGGAGTGGTGATACAGTCAGAATACAAAATTCTGGACATCTGGCATTCTAGGCCGAAGTCAGCAGGGGTACATTTTGGAAAAAACAAATGTGAAAGCCCGTAATTTGAGGCGAAAAATGTACTTGCCTGAACAGAGAGCCAGCAGAAACTGGCTGAGCTGCAGGACGTGTGAAAATGGCCTGGGGGTGTTATTTGCCAGAAAGGCAAGTAGGGGTGAAGTAAGACTGTCTTCACAAGTAAGGGGTGAAGACAGTCTTCACCAACGAGAGCTGAGCCCGCTCTGTTCTCAGGCAGAGGCTGTACAGGAGCCAGCCAAGACGGGACGGGTTCCCAAACCATGTCCGGAGAAGGGCTGTGGCCACTTGTCCCAGAGCAGACCTTGTAGACGTTTGTCGCATGAGAGAGGAAATGGGTTAGTCTTGCTATTATGGTCCTTCTGTGCAGGACCGGTGGGTGGAAGTTTTAGAAAGAACACCTTTTAGCTTGGTGCAGCAGGACCTGCCAGGCTGCCTTTTGCTTGTGTGTTAAAAGAATTCACATCACAGACCATGATTTAGAGTCTAGATTCCTGACCTGGATGGCAAGTCAGACTTTAGAATTGGGTGATATTTGAAATTGTGTGATGTATAAAATTGCAGCCCCCAGTGccactttcatcactttgcaTGGCATGTAGCCTACCTGTAAAGCAGCGACTTGTgctaagaccttttttttttttttgtcttttctcctttccagaACGTCCCCACGATTGGTGTCATTGCCGTTGTCTTAGCCACGCATCTGTGCGATGAAGTCAGTTTGGCAGGCTTTGGCTATGACCTCAGCCAACCCAGAACACCTTTGCACTACTTTGACAATCTCTGTATGGCTGCCATGAACTTTCAGACCATGCACAATGTGACCACAGAGACGGGGTTCCTCCTGAAGCTGGTCAGAGAGGGCGTGGTGAGGGATCTCAGCGGAGGCATCCATTGTGAATTTTGAACCCAGAAAACCTCACTTGAAAATGCAGTTCTGACCAGGAGGGCTGTTTTTCACAGCCTTCTTGACGCGTCCTGCAAGAACTTTGAAGTGCAGCTggtgttttttaacttttaatttaaaaaacaaaaacagtacaaAAAGTTCTGTTCTTCCCactttttttccctatttatttGAAGCCAGTGTTTTTGCACAAAATTTTGGAAGTTAATTTTGAGAATGGGAAAGACTTTCCAAAGAGAATTGTATGTAATga belongs to Pseudorca crassidens isolate mPseCra1 chromosome 14, mPseCra1.hap1, whole genome shotgun sequence and includes:
- the ST3GAL5 gene encoding lactosylceramide alpha-2,3-sialyltransferase isoform X3 yields the protein MTYPEGAPLSDLEYYSNDLFVAVLFKSVDFNWLQAMVKNETLPFWVRLFFWKQVAEKIPLQPKQFRILNPVIIKETAFDILRYSEPQSRFWGRDKNVPTIGVIAVVLATHLCDEVSLAGFGYDLSQPRTPLHYFDNLCMAAMNFQTMHNVTTETGFLLKLVREGVVRDLSGGIHCEF
- the ST3GAL5 gene encoding lactosylceramide alpha-2,3-sialyltransferase isoform X2, which codes for MPSQYNRVKLKSDCSRPSLQWYTRAQNKMRRPSLLLKDILKCTLLVFGVWILYILKLNYTTEECDMKKVHYVDPNRIKRAQQYAQEVLQKECRPQFAKRSMVQLFRHRYTSDLPPFVTKAPAGSEAEYKYDPPFGFHKFSEKVQSLLELLPEHDFPAHLKAKSCRRCVVIGSGGILHGLELGRALNQFDVVIRLNSAPVEGYSEHVGNKTTIRMTYPEGAPLSDLEYYSNDLFVAVLFKSVDFNWLQAMVKNETLPFWVRLFFWKQVAEKIPLQPKQFRILNPVIIKETAFDILRYSEPQSRFWGRDKNVPTIGVIAVVLATHLCDEVSLAGFGYDLSQPRTPLHYFDNLCMAAMNFQTMHNVTTETGFLLKLVREGVVRDLSGGIHCEF